From Punica granatum isolate Tunisia-2019 chromosome 1, ASM765513v2, whole genome shotgun sequence:
AGCCGTAAGAACCGGCAAGATAAGGTCTTTGGCTTGGCTTCATGAGGTCTTTGCCAGGGCTCACGGTCCGTGCTAGTCCGAAGTCGGCGAGATAGGGCTCATTCCTTGGGCCCAAAAGGACGTTCATGGCCTTGACATCCCCGTGTAGAATTGCCGGCACGCAATCATGGTGCAAGTAGGCTAGTGCATCCGCCACTCCTAGCACGATGTCGTACCTGTCCTCCCATTCTGCTCCTCCTCCTGGCTTCCCAGTATTCCCAGCGCCATGGAGCACCGAACTAAGACTTCCATTGGGCAGGTAGTCGTAAAAGAGCAGTTTCATGCTGTGGTTTGAGCACCAGCCAAGGAGCCGAATAATGTTCTTGTGACGGATTGAACCCAAGGTCTGAATCTCAGAATCAAATGCACCCAACTCCTCGGATGACCACATTTTCTTTACTGCTAGCGTCTCCCCGCTCGAGATCATCACTCTGTAGACAACCCCAGAGCTTCCGGTACCAATGACATTGGATGATGTAAGGTTCTTAATGATGTCATCGATCGAGACTTCGAGCTTCTGGTATAGCGTCATCTGCCATGTCTCATGTTCTGATAGGTCTTTGCTCGAGATGCGATGTCGGAGTAAGAAGTAGATAGTGACCAGCAGTATCACGACACTGGCACTGACAAGGATCAACATTAGCAGTTTTGAGGCTGATTTCACCCTGGCCGGGTCCGCTGGTGTTACGACCCCGGACTCATCAGAGATGTACAGGCCTCGATTGCCTGTGAGATCGCTGAGAGGGAGCTTCTTGAAGAATGGGGTGTTGGGCAATTCTCCTGAGAAGTCATTGAAAGAGATATTGAGGGAGACAAGGTTCTGAAGGCCTGCGAGTATGTGCAGGTTTCCTTCGAGGTTATTGTGGGAAAGGTCGAGAGTTCCTAGCCTGGTGAGGCTGGAGAACTGGGGCGGTATCTTGCCGGTGAGTTGGTTGCGGCTGAGATTGAGAGAGATCTCAAGGGACGAAATTAGGCCCAGTTCCTTCGGGATTTCACCCGAGAAGAAATTGCTTCCAAGGTCgagcatttgaagcttcctgCAGGACAAGATCTCCGCCGGGATCGGTCCTGATAATTGGTTCTTCCCCAGATTGAGTTTCGACAGTTCGGTTAGTGACCCGATGCTCTGGTTCAGCTCCCGTGTGAGCCTATTGTCTGAGATGTCCACAAACTGCAAGCTCACCGGAAGCGTATTGGGGAATGAACCAGTGAGACCATTTGAATGCAGATCAACAAACTCGATTTTCTCGCATCCTGCTATTGTTGGAGGAATCCCCCCTATGAATCTGTTTTCACTGAGATCGAGGAAATTCAGGATCTTAAGCTTTCCGATCTCTGAAGGAATGGTGCCTGAGAGCCTATTGCGATTCAACCGGACGCGGTACAGGGCCGAGCAGTTCCCTATATTGGGCGGTATGAAGCCAGATAGATCATTGGAGAGTAATAGAAGCTTGGTGAGGTTTTTCAATTCGAATATCTCCTTCGGGATCGAACCGGAGATGTTGTTGTAAGAGAGATCGAGCGCCTGGAGACTCTGACACTGCGAGAGGCTCCCGGGGATTTCGCCTGTGAGCCTGTTCTGCCACGCGAAGAACAGAGTCAAGCTCTTAAGTTCCCCCACTGAATCTGGAATTCCGCCGGAGAGATCGTTATTATCGACTTCCAGATGAGTCAGCGCAGTGCAGTTGGTGATCTCAGCAGGAATTGCACCTGACAACTGATTGACACTGAGCTGAAGCTCTTCGAGCTTGGAGAGGTCCCCAAGCGTCCTCGGGATGCTGCCTGTTAAGAGATTCTCCGACAGGTCGAGGACCACGAGCTCGCTGCAGCTCCCGAGCACTTCAGGTATTGGACCGACTAAGCCATTCTGCCACAGAAGCACGCTCTGGAGCTTGCTGAGCTCCCCAATTCTCTTGGGAAGCGACCCGGAAATGGAATTCTGGTACAAGTACAGGTTCTGTAGCTCGCTGCAGTCCCCGATATCTTCGGGAATCGGACCTGATATCAGGGTCGTATATATTGCAATAGTCTGAATCCTCCTCAGCTTCCCTATCGATGCTGGGAGGCTTCCCGAGAGGCTGGTCTCCGCGAGGCCGAGTATGACCAAGTCGGTGCAGTTCCCAATCTCCTCCGGCAGCTCACCCTGAAGGTTCTTGTTCCCGCCTGCACGGAAAACCTGCAACCTGCTCAGTGCCCCGATGCTTCTAGGAACTTCTCCGCTGAGCTGGTTGTCGAAGAGCGTCAGGTTAGTGAGGTCCGACAGGTTCCCGATATCGGAAGGAATCTCCCCTTCCAGGAAATTCGAGTTCAGGGCCAGGCTCTCCAGCTTGCTCAGCCCGCATATCTCCACCGGGATTCCCCCAGTGAGAGAGTTGTCGCTGAAGTCGATAAACCGGAGTTCCCGGTACTCCCCGAGCTCCTTGGGGATGGTCCCAGTGAGGTTAGCGGAAGAAAGGACGAGGGTCCGGAGGGACCTGAGGGGAGCGAAATTCGAGGGCAGCGAGCCCTGCAGGTCAACCGACTTTAAGCTCACCTCAATGACATCTCCCTTGGAGTCACAGGCGATCCCGAACCACCTGCACGGGGTGGGGTGCGAGGGGTCCCAGGAGGCCAGCGCATTCCCAGAGAAGTTGAGGCTGTCCTTCCATGCCAAGAGGGCTTGGCCCTGGACATCAATGGAGTGGACAAGGGGGAAGTAGGTGAAGAGAGAGTTCAATGACAGTATCAACAAGGTGGAGGATAAGATGCTTATGCTGCTGCTTCTGCTTATGCTCAGAGCTGCAGGCATTGCTGcgagaaggaagagagagtgaagcaggagagggagagaagaggaagaggaagaagatgggaTGAATCAGTTTTGGGATTGTAGAGGGGGAAACCCCATGTTTATTGTTTATACTACAAGGAATAGAAATGgcacagcagcagcagatcCAGGCCAATCCAGATCATGAACAGAGCACAGCAGCATGCTTCTCTCACCTTGGTTTTcccattatttatttaaatattaattgtaCTTCTATATGGGCATGGACGCTAAATTCTATTCTATCATATCATTGGGTGATGGAGATAGGTTTCTCTCCCTTAGGGATGAAAAcgataatttttctttcggcTGTAAGAGAGGTTTATGAGCTTAGCAAAGAgatttagggaaaaaaaaaatgaattcgAAGAGTTTCACTGGCGAAAATCGAAACATAATCTATTGGTTCTAGGCAAAGCCTTGTCTCTATGCATGTAGTTCACCCTCGTTCCCATATGGAATGATCTTTGGTTAGCTTGTGTCCGCTGTACATAATTTGGATGCTTCTGGATGACCAAAAGGGTTGATTGCTCAGTAGCTTAGCCTTTCGACTCGGGGCCAAATTCGTTATATAATCGATATCGGAATCATGATTGTTCATACTGCAGAAATAATTCAATCCTTGGCCTTGTCCAATGCGATGAAATaattcaattctttttttttctacagTGATTCCTCTCCCATTCCATTTCAGTTTTTCTGATATTGCTCATATTACCAGAAAAGATTATGAAAATAAGAAGATATTCTCCATTTCCAATCTTctgagaaaaggaaaaggaaacaaggaaaagtgaaaaaacaGCCTTCCAAGAGGATTGCTGGGACAAAATTTGGAAAAACCTGTTTCCATTTGCAGTGGTATTGGAAAACATGTtagaaagtgaaaaattatttctacAAAGTGAAAACTACAAGCTTCTTTCTCTCTTAACGATTGGAGTAGCGTTGTTACAAGATCTATAAACTTAGATAAGCCTGACATCAGAAGAAGATACTACGAGCGGAGTTGCAACGAGATTTTTTCATGACTCGTTGTTAATCGAGAAGCGGATTTCATTTTATCGATCGGAATAAGATTAACTAATGGTTAAAATAAGGCATGGTCCATTGTATGTTTATAAAAGTAGATTATCAATGCTACCTAAAAGAGCCTACACTAACACAGACACACTCACTCGAAAAAGTGGTCCATTAATATTCATGTGCCAGCAGAGTGTGAGTTGGCCATGTGTGCTCTACCCAGTCCTGGTCCATTAACTTTCCCCCATTTTCCCAATTTGATAAAAACAAATATTGAATTAACAAaacaattttcttattttctgaCAAGAAATTTAAATAGCAAAAAGCAccaaaaaagaaggaaaatgaaaaagaaaatttggaaGTCTCCGAATAGAAGTCATCTATGGGTTATGCACAcacaaaaatttatatgttagCTTCGAGTCAATCCACATTATATGTTCGACCACTTTGACAATCTTTCAAAagagatcttttttttttttggttcgtTCGATCAATCAAATTTAGATTTGTTATTGATTGATATACAATGGGCAcgaaaattttacttaatacATGATGACATGGTAGAATTTCTGAATATAAATAATCACCATTGTAAACTTCAAGGTACTGCATTTTTGTTCAATGGGTTGAAGTTTGAAAACTCGAATTTGGTTTCGATATTCCGTGCCCGTTGCATGAATATATCATTTCTGGGGATCTAGATCGATTGCTTTGTTACGAGGATACACAACACTCCAATTATCTTATTATATAACACAAGTGAAGTGCACATGCGAGCAAAGGAATATGCTAatgtattaattaaattagggtataacaatttcttttttacattATTAATATCATAATATGCAAATCTGGCCTTGCTGTCGGGTGACTTTTGGCCTTTAAATCGAATATAAAaggggacaaaaaaaaaggggaaagtgggaagaaaggaaaatagattcggttttttttttcctaatttcaCGATTTATTATCGTTAAAATCGTCAGAATCCAACATAAGGAACAAGATATAATTCTTCCAATGGTCAGGAGAGATGATGGATCTGTCGTGccccaaaattttaaaaatatgaagtCACGGGATTGATCTAAaacaatatattttaattatttcctttGCAAAATTACAAATCTGtgctaaattaattaattgggcAGGGGACTATATATAATCATCACGTGAGACCTTGAAAACTTCTTGAAATGATTTGTAGGATGCTTCGGACATTTTTTGGGGGCTCTACCTCCGTACTAAttcaattcattaaaaaattatgataaattcTCCAAGATAAATCATtgaaaatttaggttttcaGGTCAATGATTAAAC
This genomic window contains:
- the LOC116192843 gene encoding LRR receptor-like serine/threonine-protein kinase; the protein is MPAALSISRSSSISILSSTLLILSLNSLFTYFPLVHSIDVQGQALLAWKDSLNFSGNALASWDPSHPTPCRWFGIACDSKGDVIEVSLKSVDLQGSLPSNFAPLRSLRTLVLSSANLTGTIPKELGEYRELRFIDFSDNSLTGGIPVEICGLSKLESLALNSNFLEGEIPSDIGNLSDLTNLTLFDNQLSGEVPRSIGALSRLQVFRAGGNKNLQGELPEEIGNCTDLVILGLAETSLSGSLPASIGKLRRIQTIAIYTTLISGPIPEDIGDCSELQNLYLYQNSISGSLPKRIGELSKLQSVLLWQNGLVGPIPEVLGSCSELVVLDLSENLLTGSIPRTLGDLSKLEELQLSVNQLSGAIPAEITNCTALTHLEVDNNDLSGGIPDSVGELKSLTLFFAWQNRLTGEIPGSLSQCQSLQALDLSYNNISGSIPKEIFELKNLTKLLLLSNDLSGFIPPNIGNCSALYRVRLNRNRLSGTIPSEIGKLKILNFLDLSENRFIGGIPPTIAGCEKIEFVDLHSNGLTGSFPNTLPVSLQFVDISDNRLTRELNQSIGSLTELSKLNLGKNQLSGPIPAEILSCRKLQMLDLGSNFFSGEIPKELGLISSLEISLNLSRNQLTGKIPPQFSSLTRLGTLDLSHNNLEGNLHILAGLQNLVSLNISFNDFSGELPNTPFFKKLPLSDLTGNRGLYISDESGVVTPADPARVKSASKLLMLILVSASVVILLVTIYFLLRHRISSKDLSEHETWQMTLYQKLEVSIDDIIKNLTSSNVIGTGSSGVVYRVMISSGETLAVKKMWSSEELGAFDSEIQTLGSIRHKNIIRLLGWCSNHSMKLLFYDYLPNGSLSSVLHGAGNTGKPGGGAEWEDRYDIVLGVADALAYLHHDCVPAILHGDVKAMNVLLGPRNEPYLADFGLARTVSPGKDLMKPSQRPYLAGSYGYMAPEHASTQNITEKSDVYSFGVVLLEVLTGRHPLDPTLPGGAHLVQWVRDHLAAKRDPADILDTKLQGRADPAMHEMLQTLAVSFLCVSMRPDNRPMMKDVVAMLKEIRHVEPTRPEADFTKGLILSPPVRSSPLPQPRDNAASQGSSNCSFAFSDDSI